A window from Musa acuminata AAA Group cultivar baxijiao chromosome BXJ3-10, Cavendish_Baxijiao_AAA, whole genome shotgun sequence encodes these proteins:
- the LOC135651971 gene encoding polyphenol oxidase I, chloroplastic-like — protein sequence MEGKRWLSLLLLVLVLVGISMDLPREAPAASSNILKSSSARIPVNPQGGEQRDGSKSREYKGIPLKANLSVCHASFSDADRPVYCCPAWKDADQTLLDFEFPDPSSPVRIRRPAHLVDEEFVAKYERAVAIMKQIPPDHPHNFWRQANMHCLYCTGAYDQMNSSALFKIHRSWLFFPWHRAFIYFHERILGKFMGDDTFALPYWSWDTPEGMWFPDIYRKGALNETERDAIHLREAAVDDFDYVDHDLASDVQITDNLAFMYHQMISGAKKPELFMGCKLHSGVEGWCDGPGTIEAAPHNTLHSWVGNRYNPERENMGAFYSAARDEVFFAHHSNIDRMWTVWKKLHGDKPEFVDQEWLESEFTFYDENVRLRRIKVRDVLNIDKLRYRYEDIDMPWLAARPKPSVHPKIARDILKKRNGEGVLRMPGETDRSQLSEDGSWTLDKTITVRVDRPRINRTGQEKEEEEEILLVYGIDTKRSRFVKFDVFINVVDETVLSPKSREFAGTFVNLHHVSRTKSHEDGGVGSKMKSHLKLGISELLEDLEADEDDSIWVTLVPRGGTGVNTTVDGVRIDFMK from the coding sequence AATACCAGTGAATCCTCAAGGCGGAGAACAGAGAGATGGAAGCAAGAGCAGGGAGTACAAGGGCATTCCCCTCAAAGCAAACCTATCGGTTTGCCATGCTTCATTCTCGGACGCCGATCGTCCGGTCTACTGTTGCCCGGCCTGGAAGGACGCCGACCAAACCTTGCTCGACTTCGAGTTCCCGGATCCGTCGTCGCCGGTGCGTATCCGACGGCCTGCTCATCTCGTCGACGAGGAGTTCGTGGCCAAGTATGAGAGGGCGGTGGCCATCATGAAGCAGATCCCGCCTGACCATCCCCACAACTTTTGGCGCCAGGCCAACATGCACTGCCTCTACTGCACCGGCGCCTACGACCAGATGAACTCCTCTGCCCTCTTCAAGATCCACAGGTCATGGCTCTTCTTCCCCTGGCACCGAGCCTTCATCTATTTCCACGAGCGCATCCTCGGGAAGTTCATGGGAGACGACACCTTCGCGCTCCCCTACTGGAGCTGGGACACCCCCGAGGGCATGTGGTTCCCCGACATCTACCGGAAGGGAGCTCTGAATGAGACGGAACGCGACGCCATTCACCTACGGGAGGCCGCCGTCGATGACTTCGACTACGTGGATCATGACCTCGCCAGCGACGTGCAGATCACCGACAACCTCGCGTTCATGTACCACCAGATGATCTCGGGAGCGAAGAAGCCCGAGCTGTTCATGGGTTGCAAGCTGCACTCCGGTGTCGAGGGGTGGTGTGATGGGCCCGGGACGATCGAAGCGGCACCTCACAACACGTTGCACAGCTGGGTGGGGAACAGGTACAACCCCGAAAGAGAGAACATGGGGGCGTTCTACTCCGCCGCGCGAGACGAAGTGTTCTTCGCGCACCACTCCAACATCGACCGCATGTGGACGGTGTGGAAGAAGCTGCACGGCGACAAGCCGGAGTTCGTCGACCAGGAGTGGCTCGAGTCGGAGTTCACCTTCTACGACGAGAATGTGCGCCTGCGCAGGATCAAGGTGCGCGACGTGTTGAACATAGACAAACTCAGGTACCGGTACGAAGACATCGACATGCCATGGCTCGCTGCACGTCCCAAGCCTTCCGTTCACCCTAAGATCGCGCGCGACATATTGAAGAAGCGTAATGGCGAAGGCGTACTGAGAATGCCCGGCGAAACGGATCGTTCACAACTCTCCGAAGATGGTAGCTGGACACTGGACAAGACCATCACCGTGAGGGTTGACAGGCCAAGGATCAACAGGACAGggcaagaaaaagaggaagaagaggagatctTATTGGTCTACGGAATCGATACTAAGAGAAGCAGATTCGTCAAATTCGATGTGTTCATCAACGTCGTCGACGAAACCGTCCTGAGCCCAAAGTCGAGGGAGTTCGCAGGGACCTTCGTCAATCTCCACCACGTCTCGAGGACGAAAAGCCATGAGGATGGCGGCGTGGGTTCGAAGATGAAAAGCCACCTTAAGCTCGGTATATCGGAACTTTTGGAAGACCTCGAGGCAGACGAAGATGACAGCATCTGGGTGACACTGGTGCCAAGAGGCGGCACGGGGGTCAACACCACCGTGGACGGCGTCCGGATAGACTTCATGAAGTAG